Proteins encoded in a region of the Alphaproteobacteria bacterium genome:
- a CDS encoding extracellular solute-binding protein, with protein sequence MVVIIYALLLWLGIQGTEAVKPKLTPQGTHGVSNFGKMKYPPTFTHFDYTNPEAPKGGVLDLSVLGTFDSLNPYIVKGVPPMMINILTSATLLDEAQDRVGESYGYAAESVELAPDRSWVIFRLNPSAKFNNGDPITADDVIWVFETLRTKGLPIYRTYYKNISRVEKLDNLAIKFFFNTTSNHELPLILGQLPVLSKKYYTTHPFDETSLKPAPSSGPYEIATLSARHSITYKRIKNWWGASIPSQKGRHNFDKIKIDYYLERNAMFEGFKSGQDTLIRETRSENWATAYVFPAYKAGYVKREELNHSLSSGTYGLAFNIRRPLFKDIRVRKALTLMFDFPWINKHMFYGLFKRNTSFFPNSDFEAKGVPSPEEIAILQPFKSQMPQEVLTERFTLPTPQKEGDHRGILSQAESLLKEAGYEVRDGLMTNVKTGKPFIMEAVIYDKSLEKILLNYAARLEALGIQLKVRFLDTDAYQFRVDHLNYDMIFNLIPQSQSLGNEQRDYFGSERANVTGTRNVSGIQNPVVDKLIEKLIDASSYKSLFTYARALDRVLLWNYYMIPAWHSGAVWVAYWDRFSRPKILPKYHALDTSTWWFDREKDARLPLSVQTNDKTNNNGPTFWHRIKSWFA encoded by the coding sequence ATGGTTGTCATTATTTATGCCTTACTTTTGTGGTTAGGAATTCAAGGGACAGAAGCTGTCAAACCCAAGCTGACTCCTCAAGGAACCCACGGGGTATCAAACTTTGGAAAGATGAAATACCCCCCAACTTTTACACACTTTGACTATACAAATCCGGAAGCCCCCAAAGGGGGGGTACTCGATTTAAGTGTTTTGGGAACATTTGATAGTTTAAATCCCTATATCGTTAAGGGTGTTCCTCCCATGATGATCAACATCCTCACATCTGCCACCTTGCTGGATGAAGCGCAAGATCGCGTCGGTGAGTCTTATGGCTATGCTGCCGAATCCGTCGAGTTGGCCCCGGATCGATCCTGGGTTATTTTTCGACTTAACCCATCCGCGAAGTTTAATAATGGTGATCCCATTACCGCCGATGATGTGATCTGGGTCTTTGAGACTTTACGAACCAAGGGACTTCCCATCTATCGAACTTATTACAAGAACATCAGTCGTGTTGAAAAATTGGATAACCTCGCCATAAAATTTTTTTTTAATACAACATCCAACCACGAGCTTCCCTTGATTCTAGGGCAACTCCCCGTTTTGTCCAAAAAATACTATACCACTCACCCATTCGATGAAACATCTCTAAAGCCAGCCCCCTCCTCCGGGCCGTATGAAATTGCAACCTTGTCCGCTCGTCATTCGATTACCTATAAGCGCATAAAAAATTGGTGGGGAGCTTCGATCCCCAGTCAGAAAGGCCGTCACAATTTTGATAAAATCAAAATTGATTATTACCTCGAGAGAAATGCGATGTTCGAAGGCTTTAAGTCCGGACAAGACACTTTAATCCGTGAAACGCGATCGGAAAATTGGGCAACGGCCTATGTTTTCCCCGCTTATAAAGCCGGTTATGTCAAACGGGAAGAACTGAATCACTCTTTGTCATCTGGCACCTATGGCTTGGCTTTTAACATTCGACGTCCTCTCTTTAAGGATATCCGTGTCCGCAAAGCCCTAACGCTTATGTTCGATTTTCCCTGGATCAACAAACACATGTTTTATGGATTGTTTAAAAGAAACACGAGTTTCTTCCCAAACTCGGATTTTGAGGCAAAGGGAGTCCCTTCGCCTGAAGAAATTGCCATACTCCAGCCTTTTAAGTCACAAATGCCTCAGGAAGTCTTGACCGAGCGCTTTACCTTACCTACGCCTCAAAAAGAAGGGGACCACCGAGGGATCCTGTCCCAAGCTGAAAGCCTTTTAAAAGAGGCTGGCTATGAAGTTCGGGATGGCCTGATGACAAATGTGAAAACAGGAAAGCCCTTTATTATGGAAGCCGTGATCTATGATAAGTCTCTTGAAAAAATACTCCTTAACTATGCCGCACGCTTAGAGGCCTTGGGAATTCAGCTTAAAGTTCGCTTTCTAGATACGGACGCTTATCAATTTCGTGTTGATCATTTGAACTATGATATGATTTTCAATCTCATTCCGCAAAGTCAATCTCTTGGCAATGAGCAACGTGACTATTTTGGCTCAGAACGGGCTAACGTTACGGGAACAAGAAATGTTTCAGGCATTCAAAACCCTGTAGTCGATAAACTCATCGAAAAACTCATTGACGCCTCAAGCTACAAATCTCTGTTTACCTATGCAAGAGCCTTAGATCGCGTTCTATTGTGGAACTACTACATGATTCCCGCATGGCACAGTGGGGCTGTGTGGGTCGCCTATTGGGATCGCTTTTCCCGTCCCAAAATTTTGCCCAAATACCATGCTCTCGATACGTCCACCTGGTGGTTTGATCGAGAAAAAGATGCAAGGCTCCCCCTTTCCGTCCAAACGAATGATAAAACAAACAACAATGGCCCTACCTTCTGGCACAGAATAAAGTCTTGGTTCGCCTGA
- the tsf gene encoding translation elongation factor Ts, which translates to MAEITANLVKDLRERTGAGMMDCKKALTEVEGDMEAAIDWLRKKGLAAAAKKAGRVASEGLVAAAIDDASNATAGAVVEINAETDFVARNENFQNLVRNTALIAAKQDYTVDTLKAAPFPGEAPTVEDEITRLIAVIGENMHLRRVVRLSVSEGHVASYVHNAVSPGLGKIGVLVALESSGDKGTLADLGKRIAMHIAAANPQALLIENLDPTSLDREKTIVADQARASGRPDDIIAKMVEGRLRKFYEEVVLMEQTFIIDGKTKIRDMLETASKELNAPVHLKGYVRYALGEGVEKAESDFAAEVLAQAGL; encoded by the coding sequence ATGGCTGAAATTACAGCAAACCTCGTAAAAGATTTACGGGAACGCACAGGCGCCGGCATGATGGATTGTAAAAAAGCGCTCACAGAAGTTGAGGGCGATATGGAAGCCGCCATCGATTGGCTTCGCAAAAAAGGGCTTGCGGCCGCCGCTAAAAAAGCTGGGCGCGTAGCATCTGAAGGACTTGTTGCCGCTGCAATAGATGATGCCAGCAATGCAACGGCAGGTGCTGTTGTTGAAATCAATGCAGAAACTGACTTCGTCGCCCGTAATGAGAACTTCCAAAACTTGGTTCGCAATACGGCCCTTATTGCTGCAAAACAAGACTATACAGTTGATACCTTAAAGGCGGCTCCTTTTCCAGGCGAAGCTCCAACCGTTGAGGACGAAATCACACGCCTCATTGCCGTTATTGGAGAAAACATGCATTTGCGCCGCGTTGTGCGTTTGAGTGTTTCCGAAGGGCATGTTGCATCGTATGTCCACAATGCGGTTTCCCCTGGCCTTGGAAAAATAGGTGTTTTAGTGGCTTTGGAATCTTCTGGTGATAAAGGCACATTAGCCGACCTTGGCAAGCGTATCGCCATGCATATAGCAGCTGCCAACCCGCAAGCTTTGCTCATCGAAAACCTCGATCCAACATCATTGGACCGGGAAAAAACGATTGTGGCAGACCAAGCACGTGCTTCTGGTCGCCCCGATGATATCATTGCTAAAATGGTTGAAGGTCGTTTGCGCAAATTCTATGAAGAAGTTGTCTTAATGGAACAGACCTTTATTATTGATGGCAAAACAAAGATTCGCGATATGTTGGAAACGGCTTCAAAAGAATTAAATGCACCGGTTCACTTAAAAGGATATGTACGCTATGCTTTAGGAGAAGGCGTTGAGAAAGCTGAATCCGACTTTGCAGCAGAAGTATTGGCGCAGGCAGGTTTATAA
- a CDS encoding MFS transporter translates to MPKTSNTLSFQSWIMLFAIGLLIFLINIDYTAVNLALVPISEEVDSDLNTLQWLLSGYVLIWAALVVPAGRFADIYGKKFSLNLGISTFILGSVMTGLGHDVTILIAGRLIQGLGAAIFSSPAYGLVFSSVPVKKQGMAMGFVGGSAGLGLAFGPTLAGWIIKEIGWRWLFYINVPLGLLVIFVLVMYAPHEKKHPNPPSIDWLSVTLLTFGLGSAVFALNQIEVWGMSDPTLWSFGLGGLASLVLFAYRDRGQPFQILPKDIIQNKPFMSTVTGGFIMAYCFSLVLVMMALYLQNTLRLSSADTGWYFLAMTLAVGILSPVGGKLADHMDIRIPIVSGFTLSVCALFALSHLGASSSALMVCGGLLLAGLGLGIGFPSLNTAMFKTLNPAEINTGSAIFCMAMTLGNAISIIASTSFLVMFGRPKLIGLMAEAGSSITIEEQQALISIIAKVEHTPEQLKQFPAEQIPNLLGLIDQAFLYGFSLTFWIGMGLSILGIGLFLKYFKGIAQDSSQSITAPVMH, encoded by the coding sequence ATGCCTAAAACAAGTAATACACTTAGCTTCCAGTCATGGATCATGCTTTTTGCCATCGGTCTTTTGATATTTCTCATCAACATTGATTATACAGCCGTGAACTTGGCTTTGGTTCCCATCTCTGAGGAAGTTGATAGTGATTTAAACACTCTGCAATGGCTTTTAAGCGGGTACGTTCTGATCTGGGCCGCGCTTGTTGTCCCAGCCGGCCGATTTGCTGATATTTATGGAAAGAAGTTTTCCCTAAATTTGGGGATTAGTACTTTCATTCTTGGATCTGTTATGACGGGCCTTGGTCATGACGTTACAATTCTCATTGCAGGTCGCCTCATTCAAGGTTTAGGAGCGGCTATTTTTTCCTCTCCAGCATATGGCCTCGTTTTCTCATCCGTTCCTGTCAAAAAGCAAGGTATGGCAATGGGCTTCGTCGGTGGCTCTGCTGGCCTCGGTCTTGCTTTCGGCCCAACCCTTGCTGGCTGGATCATCAAAGAAATTGGCTGGCGTTGGCTATTTTATATAAATGTTCCTTTAGGACTTCTGGTTATCTTCGTCCTCGTGATGTATGCACCCCATGAAAAGAAGCATCCTAACCCGCCAAGCATTGATTGGTTAAGTGTGACCCTTTTGACATTCGGGTTAGGCTCTGCCGTCTTTGCATTAAACCAGATTGAAGTATGGGGAATGAGTGATCCCACCCTGTGGAGTTTTGGATTAGGAGGGCTTGCCTCATTAGTCCTGTTTGCATACCGTGATCGAGGGCAACCCTTTCAAATATTGCCGAAGGACATCATACAAAATAAACCTTTTATGAGCACGGTTACTGGGGGCTTTATTATGGCCTATTGTTTTTCACTCGTCCTCGTTATGATGGCCCTTTATTTGCAAAACACCTTAAGACTCTCCAGCGCAGATACGGGTTGGTATTTTTTGGCGATGACATTAGCCGTTGGCATCTTGTCCCCCGTTGGAGGCAAATTGGCAGACCATATGGACATCCGCATCCCGATCGTTTCAGGTTTTACATTAAGTGTATGTGCGCTTTTTGCTTTAAGCCATTTGGGAGCAAGTAGCTCCGCATTGATGGTTTGTGGAGGGTTGTTGTTGGCAGGTTTGGGATTAGGAATCGGATTTCCTTCCCTGAATACAGCAATGTTCAAAACATTAAACCCTGCCGAAATTAATACAGGCTCCGCCATATTTTGTATGGCAATGACTTTGGGGAATGCAATCAGTATTATTGCGTCAACCAGTTTCCTTGTCATGTTTGGTCGACCCAAGCTTATTGGTCTTATGGCGGAAGCTGGCTCGTCCATTACGATTGAGGAACAACAAGCCCTCATAAGCATCATTGCCAAAGTTGAGCACACGCCCGAACAACTGAAACAGTTTCCCGCTGAACAAATCCCAAATCTGTTGGGATTAATTGATCAGGCGTTTCTTTATGGGTTCAGTTTAACTTTTTGGATTGGGATGGGATTGAGCATCCTTGGTATAGGACTGTTCTTAAAATACTTTAAAGGTATCGCCCAAGATTCCTCACAAAGCATAACAGCGCCTGTGATGCACTAA
- a CDS encoding MFS transporter, with the protein MKSKHLPSAYFIWACAVFFYLYQYIIRVSPSVMKDDLMIAFDVTAIGFSSLSSFALYSYALMQIPVGMLVDHYGTRRMILSSITLCVSGVVLFASSEQLIFAYLARMMMGTGSACAFLSVSKIINEWFPDARKGLMMGLTATFGTFGAFLGGRPLVMLIESQGWRTSLLILAAIGSVVLFLNFIALPHHPKTAKEVVPGEEMTSFKSILAVFKSSQAWIFALVAVGIYLSISVVADLWGVSFVQEKFEIDRQNAASMISYIYYGTAVGCPLFAWFSRVIGSVKQAVIIGAFGMIALLACLVFVDHISVLQGKSLFFAIGIFTGAEILCFIAACTIMGPEVAGTMTGFLNGVVSLASAMIQQHVGIVLDYFWEGELTAAGVRAYSLHTYKVAFGVILFFTCMSCILAFFIKPGHGEIKQS; encoded by the coding sequence ATGAAATCCAAACACCTCCCCTCGGCCTACTTCATTTGGGCGTGCGCTGTATTTTTCTATTTGTACCAATACATCATCCGCGTCTCCCCAAGCGTCATGAAGGACGACTTGATGATTGCCTTCGATGTGACGGCCATTGGGTTCAGCAGTTTATCTTCCTTTGCTCTGTATAGCTATGCATTGATGCAAATTCCCGTGGGCATGTTAGTGGACCACTATGGAACGCGCCGGATGATATTATCTTCCATTACGTTGTGTGTTTCGGGGGTTGTCCTGTTTGCTTCTTCTGAACAACTGATCTTTGCCTATCTTGCTCGCATGATGATGGGCACCGGCTCTGCGTGTGCTTTTCTTTCTGTCAGTAAGATTATCAATGAATGGTTTCCTGATGCGCGCAAAGGTCTGATGATGGGACTCACCGCGACCTTTGGCACCTTTGGGGCCTTTTTGGGGGGCCGTCCGCTTGTCATGCTTATTGAAAGCCAAGGGTGGCGGACAAGTTTGCTCATTCTTGCCGCCATTGGATCTGTCGTCCTATTCTTGAATTTTATTGCCCTTCCTCACCATCCTAAAACAGCCAAAGAAGTTGTGCCTGGGGAGGAAATGACCTCATTTAAATCCATCCTTGCGGTCTTTAAGAGCTCTCAAGCCTGGATCTTTGCGCTTGTTGCCGTGGGCATCTATCTTTCTATCTCTGTAGTCGCAGATTTGTGGGGTGTCTCCTTCGTGCAAGAAAAATTTGAAATTGACCGTCAGAATGCGGCAAGTATGATTTCCTACATTTACTATGGCACGGCCGTAGGGTGTCCCCTTTTCGCATGGTTTAGTCGCGTGATTGGTTCTGTCAAGCAAGCCGTCATTATTGGCGCGTTTGGGATGATTGCGCTTCTCGCCTGTTTGGTTTTTGTTGATCATATCTCCGTGCTTCAAGGAAAGAGCCTCTTCTTTGCCATTGGCATTTTTACAGGGGCTGAGATTTTGTGCTTCATTGCCGCTTGTACCATCATGGGACCTGAAGTTGCGGGCACGATGACTGGATTCCTAAATGGCGTGGTTAGCCTGGCGTCAGCCATGATTCAACAGCACGTGGGCATTGTCCTCGACTATTTCTGGGAAGGGGAATTGACCGCTGCCGGCGTTCGGGCGTATTCCCTTCACACCTACAAGGTTGCCTTTGGGGTGATCTTATTTTTCACCTGTATGTCTTGTATCCTTGCCTTCTTTATTAAGCCGGGTCATGGGGAAATTAAACAATCTTAA
- the pyrH gene encoding UMP kinase: MVTPPSSSSKKPLYNRVLLKISGQALAGEESTSQGINQGMLEKMASEIAHVHQLGVQVCVVVGGGNIYRGVTGAKEHGIDRATSDYMGMMATIINALALQNALEQSNMHCRVMCAFPIEAIGETYIRRRALRHMEKGRVVIFAGGTGNPFFTTDTAAALRASEMGCDLLLKATKVDGVYSSDPHKNSEAEFHPTLSYDDILNRNLGIMDATAVALSRENLIPIAIFSIFEKGGFAKVVCGKGNYTLISEK; encoded by the coding sequence ATGGTGACACCTCCCTCCTCTTCCTCCAAAAAGCCTCTTTATAACCGGGTATTGTTAAAGATATCCGGCCAGGCCTTGGCTGGTGAGGAGTCAACCTCGCAAGGCATCAACCAAGGCATGCTCGAAAAGATGGCTTCAGAAATCGCCCACGTGCATCAACTTGGAGTGCAGGTTTGCGTCGTCGTTGGCGGTGGAAATATCTACAGAGGTGTAACAGGCGCCAAAGAGCATGGTATCGATCGCGCAACATCTGACTACATGGGAATGATGGCCACCATCATAAACGCTTTAGCCCTTCAAAATGCCCTTGAGCAATCCAACATGCACTGTCGGGTCATGTGTGCTTTCCCAATTGAGGCCATAGGCGAGACCTATATTCGTCGCCGGGCTTTGCGCCACATGGAAAAAGGTCGTGTCGTCATTTTTGCCGGTGGCACTGGCAACCCCTTCTTTACAACAGACACGGCAGCTGCATTACGCGCATCCGAAATGGGGTGTGATTTGCTCTTGAAGGCAACAAAGGTGGATGGCGTTTATAGTTCTGACCCCCACAAGAACAGCGAAGCAGAATTTCACCCGACACTTTCCTATGATGACATTTTAAACCGAAACCTTGGCATCATGGATGCAACAGCTGTTGCCTTATCTCGGGAAAACTTGATTCCAATTGCCATTTTCTCTATTTTTGAAAAGGGTGGATTTGCTAAAGTTGTTTGTGGCAAAGGAAACTACACCTTAATTTCAGAAAAATAA
- the frr gene encoding ribosome recycling factor, whose product MTETLLIDLGKRMDGAYEVLVREFTGLRTGRASTNLLDSIKVDVYGSLMPLNQIGTINVPEARMLTVQVWDKGMVKAVEKAIRDSDLGLNPAADGQLIRIPLPPMSEERRQEMVKIAGKYAEDAKISVRNVRRDGMEALKKLEKDGDISEDELHRLSTEVQTVTDKHIKKIDDLLSTKQKDIMQV is encoded by the coding sequence ATGACAGAAACACTTTTAATTGACTTGGGAAAGCGCATGGATGGAGCATACGAAGTTCTTGTAAGAGAGTTTACAGGACTTAGAACCGGGCGCGCTTCTACCAATTTGCTCGACAGTATCAAGGTAGATGTATACGGATCTCTCATGCCCTTGAATCAAATCGGAACCATTAACGTTCCCGAAGCACGCATGCTCACAGTCCAAGTGTGGGATAAAGGCATGGTCAAAGCGGTTGAAAAAGCAATTCGTGACTCCGACCTTGGTTTAAATCCAGCAGCAGATGGACAGCTTATTCGCATTCCTTTGCCCCCCATGAGTGAGGAACGTCGCCAAGAAATGGTGAAAATCGCCGGCAAATATGCAGAAGACGCCAAGATTAGTGTACGTAATGTCCGAAGAGACGGCATGGAGGCCTTGAAAAAGCTTGAAAAGGATGGGGATATTTCTGAAGATGAGCTTCATCGCCTTTCAACAGAAGTCCAAACTGTCACGGACAAGCACATCAAAAAGATTGACGACTTGCTTAGCACCAAGCAAAAAGATATTATGCAAGTGTAG
- a CDS encoding D-alanyl-D-alanine carboxypeptidase, which yields MNFFSLIVLGLSILTLTPAVAVKSGVIGQIKKTAPKQESTVELPSQPLRTSPSGKIETLAKQVLLIDFTTGVILYEKDPDERMHPSSMTKIMTAYLVFENLKSGNIQKNTTFPVSERAWRMGGSKMFVPLNAMVKVEDLLKGIIIQSGNDACTVIAEGLAGSEENFARVMTEKAHEMGAVHTNFRNASGWPDPEHLTTARDLAIIAHRIITDFPEFYHMFGMKEYVYNNIRQWNRNPLLFKNVSCDGIKTGHTDSGGYGIVASMVQGDRRLILVANGMPSEQARANEVLKLLTWGMQSFENYTLYKPGEEVDEIPVWLGEENFVEATVPEEIVITLPQFSKSGLKVDIQYDAPIAAPIKKDAPIGTMFITLPSQELPLEVPLVALKSIEKAGFFKKIRDSFLYLIWGKA from the coding sequence ATGAATTTCTTTTCTCTTATTGTTTTGGGTCTATCAATTTTGACATTGACCCCTGCGGTTGCTGTAAAATCAGGTGTCATTGGGCAGATTAAGAAGACAGCACCGAAGCAAGAATCAACAGTTGAACTTCCCTCTCAACCTCTTCGTACGTCACCTTCTGGAAAAATTGAGACGCTGGCAAAGCAAGTCCTCTTGATTGATTTTACAACCGGTGTGATTCTCTATGAAAAGGATCCGGATGAACGAATGCATCCTTCGTCCATGACTAAGATCATGACTGCCTATTTGGTATTCGAAAACTTGAAAAGTGGAAACATCCAGAAGAATACCACTTTTCCTGTGAGTGAGCGAGCCTGGCGAATGGGTGGGTCTAAGATGTTTGTGCCCTTGAATGCTATGGTGAAGGTTGAGGACTTGTTGAAGGGAATTATCATTCAATCTGGGAATGACGCGTGCACGGTTATAGCAGAAGGACTGGCAGGCTCAGAAGAGAACTTTGCGCGAGTGATGACTGAAAAAGCCCATGAGATGGGTGCTGTTCATACAAATTTTCGAAATGCTAGTGGCTGGCCAGACCCGGAGCATTTAACAACTGCTAGAGATCTCGCAATCATTGCCCATCGGATCATTACCGACTTTCCTGAATTCTATCACATGTTTGGTATGAAGGAGTATGTCTACAACAACATTCGCCAATGGAACCGCAACCCTTTGCTTTTTAAAAATGTCAGCTGTGACGGCATTAAGACAGGTCATACAGATAGTGGAGGTTATGGGATTGTGGCCTCAATGGTTCAAGGAGATCGTCGCTTGATCTTGGTGGCGAACGGTATGCCGTCAGAACAGGCTCGCGCAAACGAGGTGCTTAAATTACTGACGTGGGGCATGCAGTCCTTTGAAAATTATACTCTATATAAACCCGGTGAAGAGGTTGATGAGATCCCTGTATGGTTGGGAGAAGAAAATTTTGTCGAGGCGACGGTTCCCGAAGAAATTGTCATTACTCTGCCACAATTCTCTAAAAGTGGCCTAAAGGTGGATATTCAGTATGACGCACCGATTGCAGCGCCCATCAAAAAGGATGCGCCTATTGGGACAATGTTTATCACATTACCCTCACAAGAGCTTCCTCTTGAGGTTCCCCTCGTGGCACTTAAGTCTATTGAAAAGGCAGGGTTTTTCAAGAAGATTAGGGATTCGTTCTTATACCTAATATGGGGAAAAGCTTAA
- a CDS encoding septal ring lytic transglycosylase RlpA family protein — protein sequence MKKLVGAIILAGFALAGCSTTTVTEKAQDKLCTGTKRPYQVKGTWHYPQDHYNYEEEGVASWYGPKFHGRPKSCGEIFNMHGISAAHKTLPIPSVVRVTNVKSGSSVKLLVDDRGPFIGDRIIDLSKGAATYLGMCNQGLGKVRVECMPEESKAFAKFVSQYGRYGRDPSGRSWETIFREKFDTDGCAPMPRSMGNIHHGKKTQRVGKQATTKRPFPVRKPSVRSISASDRSLREMQDEIDEREIDQLLQETRTTLGRKRV from the coding sequence ATGAAAAAACTCGTGGGGGCAATCATTCTTGCAGGGTTTGCTTTGGCAGGTTGTTCGACAACGACAGTGACTGAGAAGGCACAAGATAAGCTCTGTACAGGCACTAAACGACCCTATCAGGTCAAAGGAACTTGGCATTATCCACAAGACCATTACAACTATGAAGAAGAAGGCGTCGCTTCCTGGTATGGACCTAAATTCCATGGTCGCCCAAAGTCTTGTGGAGAAATTTTCAATATGCATGGGATTAGCGCCGCCCATAAGACATTACCGATTCCTTCCGTTGTACGGGTAACCAACGTTAAAAGCGGAAGTAGTGTTAAACTTCTCGTCGATGATCGTGGGCCATTTATTGGGGATCGTATTATAGATCTCTCAAAGGGGGCTGCTACATACCTTGGCATGTGCAATCAAGGCCTTGGCAAGGTTCGCGTCGAATGTATGCCAGAAGAAAGCAAGGCATTTGCAAAATTTGTTTCCCAATATGGGCGTTATGGACGTGATCCCAGTGGTCGCTCCTGGGAAACAATCTTTCGAGAGAAATTTGATACCGATGGATGCGCCCCCATGCCAAGATCCATGGGGAACATTCATCATGGGAAAAAAACTCAGCGTGTGGGAAAGCAAGCCACTACCAAAAGGCCTTTTCCTGTTCGCAAGCCCAGTGTAAGATCAATTTCTGCGTCGGATCGATCTTTGCGAGAAATGCAAGATGAAATAGATGAACGGGAGATTGATCAACTGTTGCAGGAAACCCGAACTACTTTAGGTCGTAAGCGGGTTTAG
- the tmk gene encoding dTMP kinase gives MTEKVGKFITFEGGEGTGKSTQTVLLADYLNEQGHQVVLTREPGGSDGAELIRALLVSGDIARWSPMTEVLLLYAARAEHWSNVIEPALAAGAWVICDRFADSTLAYQGYGHGVDRVFISKLYASVIGFRQPDWTFVFDLDPAIGVERALKRHTSENRFEHMDMTFHNRVREGFLKIAHQHPERCHIVDATQSVYAIHKEIALQVSGA, from the coding sequence ATGACTGAAAAAGTTGGAAAGTTCATTACCTTTGAGGGGGGAGAAGGGACCGGAAAGTCTACCCAAACCGTATTGCTAGCTGATTATCTAAATGAACAGGGTCATCAAGTTGTGTTGACACGCGAACCAGGAGGAAGTGATGGAGCCGAATTGATTCGCGCCTTGTTGGTCTCAGGAGATATTGCGCGTTGGTCACCGATGACGGAAGTGTTGTTGCTCTATGCGGCACGCGCTGAACACTGGTCAAATGTTATTGAACCTGCTTTAGCCGCGGGAGCGTGGGTTATTTGCGATCGATTTGCTGACTCTACCCTCGCCTATCAAGGATACGGACATGGGGTAGACCGTGTTTTTATCAGCAAGCTCTATGCGTCTGTGATCGGTTTTCGTCAACCAGACTGGACTTTTGTATTTGACTTGGATCCAGCGATCGGTGTTGAGCGAGCCTTGAAGCGCCATACCAGTGAGAATCGGTTCGAGCATATGGACATGACTTTTCATAACAGAGTGAGAGAGGGCTTTCTAAAAATTGCCCATCAACATCCGGAGCGCTGCCACATCGTTGATGCTACCCAATCTGTTTATGCAATCCACAAGGAAATTGCGCTCCAAGTGAGTGGCGCTTAG
- the rpsB gene encoding 30S ribosomal protein S2, with protein sequence MATPSFTMRQLLEAGVHYGHHTRRWNPKMSPYIFGIRNGVHILDLQQTVPMLHHAMEAIRNTVASGGRVLFVGTKTQASERIKESAKRCGQYYINHRWLGGTMTNWKTVNQSIKRMKEMEERLSQASGLTKKESLDLERSFNKLDMALGGIREMGGLPDILFVIDTNKEAIAIQEARRLNIPVVAVLDSNSDPEGVTFPIPGNDDALRAIGLYCELISGAVLAGLQAEMSSAGIDLGESAEVPTEVLEPEIAIETLAEEFGAEAPAEASPEIKTAKGKDKAESPAEPKEDSTPE encoded by the coding sequence ATGGCTACGCCATCTTTTACCATGCGCCAATTGCTTGAAGCAGGCGTTCATTATGGTCACCACACACGCCGTTGGAATCCCAAAATGTCACCTTACATCTTTGGCATTCGTAATGGTGTTCACATTCTAGATTTACAACAAACCGTTCCCATGTTGCATCATGCAATGGAAGCCATTCGCAATACAGTTGCAAGTGGAGGACGCGTTTTGTTTGTGGGTACAAAAACACAAGCTTCTGAAAGAATTAAAGAAAGCGCCAAACGTTGCGGTCAATACTACATCAATCACCGCTGGTTAGGCGGCACGATGACAAACTGGAAGACTGTAAACCAATCCATCAAACGAATGAAAGAAATGGAAGAACGGTTGAGCCAAGCATCTGGCTTAACGAAAAAAGAAAGTCTCGACCTCGAACGATCCTTTAATAAGCTCGACATGGCCCTCGGTGGTATTCGTGAAATGGGTGGATTGCCTGATATTTTGTTTGTTATTGACACAAACAAAGAAGCAATCGCCATTCAAGAGGCTCGCCGTCTCAACATTCCAGTTGTGGCTGTCTTAGATAGCAACTCGGATCCAGAAGGCGTAACTTTCCCAATCCCAGGCAATGATGATGCCTTACGAGCCATAGGACTATACTGCGAGCTGATATCAGGCGCTGTATTAGCTGGCCTGCAAGCTGAAATGTCCTCCGCTGGTATCGATCTTGGTGAATCTGCAGAAGTTCCTACGGAAGTTCTAGAACCGGAAATAGCCATCGAAACACTGGCTGAAGAGTTTGGTGCTGAAGCTCCTGCTGAAGCCTCACCCGAAATTAAAACAGCAAAAGGGAAAGATAAAGCTGAAAGTCCAGCTGAACCTAAGGAAGATTCGACACCTGAATAA